Sequence from the Camelus dromedarius isolate mCamDro1 chromosome 12, mCamDro1.pat, whole genome shotgun sequence genome:
CCCCCAGAGTGTCATGCTCCAGATCGCGGCCACggagctggagaaggaggagagcCGCCGGGAGGCGGAGAAGCAGAACTACCTGTCTGAGCACTGCCCTACGCTGAGCATCCCTGGGCCCATGGCCGAGGTGCAGGTACCGGGTGCGCCCCGCCAGCCGCCCTGGTCAAGAGGGCAAGAGGGGGTTCGGGGCGGGTGGAGGCCccagtggggggcggggggacagacgcccgcccacccacccacccacggCCCCCAGGAGCTCTGCAAACAGCTGCACTCCAAGATCGACGCGGCTGAGGAGGAAAAGTATGACATGGAGGTGAAGCTGCAAAAGAGCACCAAGGAGGTGAGGGGGCCGCGGGAGGGCCCAGGTGAGGTGGGGCGGGCCCCCGCTGCCGGGACCGGGGACCCACCAGGGCTGGCCCCTGCCGTCTCCCTCCCGCAGCTGGAGGACATGAACCAGAAGCTGTTCGACCTGAGAGGCAAGTTCAAGAGGCCCCCCCTGAGAAGGGTGCGCATGTCTGCCGACGCCATGCTCAAGGCGCTGCTGGGCTCCAAGCACAAGGTGTGCATGGACCTGCGGGCCAACCTGAAGCAGGTCAAGAAGGAGGACACCGAGAAGGTGGGCGCCCCGCCGCATCGGTCTGGCTCAGGCTCGGGGGTGGGTCTGCAGGGCGGGCTCTGGGACCCCATTCAgaggggaagctgaggctggCAGTGGATGGGGCTCTGGCTTCCTGGGGAGGGAGCCGAGCCCTGTCTCCCGGCCCCACTGCAGGAGCGGGACCTGCGCGACGTGGGTGACTGGAGGAAGAACATCGAGGAGAAGTCGGGCATGGAGGGCCGCAAGAAGATGTTTGAGTCGGAGTCCTAGGCCACTCGCCGCCCCCTTGCAGCCCCCACGCCGCCTGCACGCCGCCCAGGGCTCCCAGCTCCCGGGGCCCCGCCCGGACGCCCAGGCCTGTGGGCAATAAAGGATTCCAACCCCCGTGACTGCTCTGGTCTGGTCTggtccagccctgccccagcctcaggGCCCACAGGCAGCCCTGGGAAGGCCCCTCGAGGCCGTGCGGGGTGGCCGCGGGTAGGGGCTGGGGGGGTCCCCTCCTGGGCTTGTGGGGGTTCCTTCCAGGGCTGCCTGCTGGTGTCGGTGGTCAGACCCTGCAGGCCTGGACATGGGCGGCCCGGCCGCGTCAGATGTTCACCTCGGCCATGTTTGTTGTCACAGTCACCATGAAGGTCCACCCCCAAGCCCAGAGACCCTGTCCTTGGGGCACAGGGTGCCCCCTTTCTCCCAGGCTGCTCCTCCCTGGACCCCAGCCTTCCACAGGCGCATGCGGGGCAGTTCCAGATCAGACGACCCTCCCGGGGTCTTGTGCCAGTGGGACGGGGCACACCGGGCTGGGGTCCAAGGACAGATGGCAGGCCACCCAGGCGGCATGCCGAGCCCAGCAGAGAGGCGGACTTTGCATCTCCTTTCTGCTCCGCCCTTGGCCCTGGCCCCCATCAGACATCAAGGGGCAATGTCCCCGACAGGCCCAGACGGGCTGTCACAGCAAGCCTCTCTTGTGAGGGATGATGCAGGGGCCCGCCAAGGTCCCGCGCTAGATCTTTGCTGGGGACCCCCGGGAGGCCAGGCCTCGGCGTGTGATGGAGTAGCTGTCTGCCCTGCCCTTGCCCTCCGGAGGGCCCAGCGACTGATGTGCCGGGGCCAGAGACAGGAGGGCAGCCGCCTTCAGCCTTGAGCCTCAAGGGACAGACGTCAGCCTGCCCTTCCGGCCTTGGCGAGCGAGTGCCGCTcccatcccagctccagccccaggatCAGGCTCCCCTCAGGCTCCGCACAGGCTCCCGGCCACCCTGCAGCTCCAGAGGGGCCCAGTCTTGTCAaccctgcagccccaggcctggTGACTTGGCTGTGGGCTCACGCTCCTGTGGGCTGGATGGAGGGGACCGAGGGACGCTCCAGGCCGAGGCTCACCCCGGGCGGAGCCCAGAGCCAGCAGGGAGATGGTGAATTCAGAGAGTGGGATTTGGTGGTCAGGGTGCCCAGTGATAGAGGCGGGACCCTGCCTCGGGCCCAGCAAAGTGAACTGGGCCACCATGCAGGGACTGTGCCCACCAGGAAAGGGAGCGTGAATCCATCCCGAGGGCCGTAGGGAGTCAGGGACGCCGGGAACGCGGCTCCCACAGGCAGGATGCAACTCCACTGGGTGTGGGAAGCCATCTTCTTCCTAAAAGGCAAGGactattgcacagcac
This genomic interval carries:
- the TNNI2 gene encoding troponin I, fast skeletal muscle — encoded protein: PRSQHCCPDARLEAQDLTMGDEEKRHRAITARRQHLKSVMLQIAATELEKEESRREAEKQNYLSEHCPTLSIPGPMAEVQELCKQLHSKIDAAEEEKYDMEVKLQKSTKELEDMNQKLFDLRGKFKRPPLRRVRMSADAMLKALLGSKHKVCMDLRANLKQVKKEDTEKERDLRDVGDWRKNIEEKSGMEGRKKMFESES